Proteins encoded together in one Terriglobus saanensis SP1PR4 window:
- a CDS encoding serine hydrolase domain-containing protein yields the protein MKVNPADGLLRVRPREVGVDADAVAALLDEAKDAGLDVHSLLVYRSGHLAVEAYRWPYRSDRPRISHSVTKSFTACAIGLALEEGRLSLTDTVISFFPEHLPARVDANLAAMTIQDLLTMRTGHVEETSGSRWRAIETSWIAEFFKIPVVHKPGTVYVYTSAASYMLSAIVTKVTGQTMHDYLKPRLFEPLDIEGEIWDMGPEGINPGGNGLSCKVVDLLKLGVLHLQKGMWKGKRVLPETWVDDATRAYGDSNYGYHWVTGPEGEFYAMGLFGQLILISPAYDAVITFTSAINDSMACSGHLVPLVHRYLSRLFPKHTLNAEDVADARLEARLKKETEVEKLMSLVESRFEHASILIYNVEENPFGVKALHLDTSPAVCTFRLIDNEGEYAVTAGIGNWLEGETDMPGARLHHGYNLTPLRVVAGGRWLDSDTLELNWIFPETTFRDTVVCRFAGDRITVSRRVNVNSGARQDPDLQGKLISV from the coding sequence ATGAAGGTCAATCCGGCCGATGGGTTGCTGCGTGTGCGCCCCAGAGAGGTTGGCGTTGACGCGGATGCGGTTGCAGCCTTACTCGATGAGGCAAAAGATGCCGGTCTAGACGTGCATAGTTTGCTTGTATACCGTAGCGGGCATCTGGCCGTAGAGGCTTACCGGTGGCCGTATCGCTCGGATCGGCCTCGTATCAGTCATTCGGTGACCAAGAGTTTTACCGCGTGTGCGATTGGGTTGGCGTTGGAAGAAGGGCGTTTGTCGCTCACCGACACGGTAATAAGTTTTTTCCCCGAGCATCTCCCGGCGAGAGTCGATGCGAACCTCGCGGCAATGACCATTCAGGATTTGCTGACAATGCGAACCGGACACGTGGAGGAGACTTCCGGGTCGCGGTGGCGCGCGATTGAGACGAGTTGGATTGCGGAGTTCTTCAAAATTCCTGTAGTGCATAAGCCAGGAACTGTTTACGTCTACACCAGCGCGGCAAGCTACATGCTTTCGGCGATCGTCACCAAAGTTACAGGCCAGACGATGCATGATTATCTGAAGCCGCGTTTGTTTGAACCCTTGGATATCGAGGGAGAAATCTGGGACATGGGGCCGGAGGGGATTAATCCCGGAGGGAATGGCCTCAGCTGCAAGGTCGTCGATCTACTGAAGCTTGGAGTTCTGCATCTGCAGAAGGGTATGTGGAAAGGCAAACGGGTCTTGCCCGAGACGTGGGTCGACGATGCGACGCGAGCATATGGCGACAGCAACTATGGCTACCACTGGGTTACAGGACCGGAGGGAGAATTCTATGCCATGGGGCTCTTTGGGCAACTGATTCTGATCTCTCCCGCCTACGACGCGGTGATAACGTTCACGAGCGCAATCAACGATTCGATGGCTTGCTCCGGACATCTGGTCCCGCTGGTTCACAGGTATCTGTCACGTCTCTTCCCGAAGCATACGTTGAATGCTGAGGATGTTGCTGATGCTCGGCTGGAAGCGCGTTTGAAGAAAGAGACGGAAGTTGAAAAGCTGATGTCACTGGTTGAATCTCGGTTTGAGCACGCCAGCATACTCATCTACAACGTTGAGGAGAATCCGTTCGGGGTGAAGGCTCTGCACCTCGATACCTCTCCTGCGGTATGTACCTTTCGCCTCATCGACAACGAGGGTGAGTACGCCGTGACTGCCGGGATCGGCAACTGGCTTGAAGGTGAAACAGATATGCCGGGAGCGCGTTTGCACCATGGCTACAACCTAACGCCCCTACGCGTCGTCGCGGGAGGACGATGGTTAGACTCGGATACTCTGGAACTGAACTGGATCTTTCCAGAAACAACTTTTCGAGATACGGTCGTATGCCGGTTTGCAGGAGACAGAATTACTGTATCGCGGAGAGTGAACGTGAACTCAGGAGCGAGGCAGGATCCGGATCTTCAAGGCAAACTGATCTCTGTGTAG
- the prpF gene encoding 2-methylaconitate cis-trans isomerase PrpF, translated as MNQVKIPAVYMRGGTSKGVFFRTDSLPEDAELRDRILLRVIGSPDRYGQQIDGMGGATSSTSKVMLVGPSSLPDCDIDYSFGQVAIDKAIIDWSGNCGNLTSAVGPFAIAQGIVGAPSSGIASVRMRHTSLNARIVAHIPMMDGDVVEDGDYELDGVTFPAAEIRVEFLESEAQSQGHGMFPTGNAMDVLKLPGLGDVEATMIFAGNPAVFVDAAQIGMRGDEMQKDVNEDLELLAILETVRAHAAVRMGLAATVEEATLRRLHTPKLCFVSPPLGYKASSGKMVDPTMIDLNARILSMGKLHHAMTGTGAIALGVAAAIPGTVIHRLLGKTMSGVRFGHPSGVMMAGAVAEQRNGTWVLIKAVMSRSARRLMEGNVLVPAALFGSLK; from the coding sequence ATGAATCAAGTTAAAATCCCCGCAGTCTATATGCGCGGCGGCACCAGCAAGGGAGTCTTCTTCCGCACCGATAGCCTGCCAGAGGACGCTGAGTTGAGAGACCGGATCCTGCTGCGAGTGATTGGAAGCCCGGATAGGTACGGGCAGCAGATCGACGGGATGGGTGGGGCGACCTCGAGTACGAGCAAGGTGATGTTGGTGGGACCGTCCTCACTGCCAGACTGCGATATCGATTATTCGTTTGGGCAGGTCGCAATCGATAAAGCGATCATCGACTGGTCGGGCAACTGCGGAAACCTGACGTCGGCAGTGGGGCCATTTGCGATTGCGCAAGGAATCGTGGGTGCTCCTTCCAGCGGAATCGCCAGTGTGCGCATGAGGCACACGAGTTTGAATGCAAGAATCGTTGCCCATATCCCGATGATGGACGGCGATGTCGTCGAAGACGGAGACTATGAACTCGACGGCGTCACATTTCCGGCGGCCGAGATTCGAGTCGAATTTCTGGAGTCGGAAGCGCAGTCACAAGGCCATGGGATGTTTCCGACGGGCAATGCGATGGATGTGCTGAAGCTGCCGGGGCTGGGAGACGTGGAAGCGACGATGATCTTCGCCGGTAATCCCGCGGTCTTTGTCGATGCCGCACAGATTGGCATGCGCGGCGATGAGATGCAGAAGGATGTAAACGAGGACTTGGAGTTGCTCGCAATATTAGAGACGGTCCGAGCCCATGCAGCAGTGCGCATGGGACTTGCCGCAACCGTGGAAGAGGCGACGTTGCGGCGACTGCATACGCCAAAGCTTTGCTTCGTATCGCCCCCGTTGGGATACAAGGCTTCGAGCGGAAAGATGGTCGACCCAACGATGATCGATCTCAATGCGAGGATCCTGTCGATGGGAAAACTGCATCATGCGATGACAGGGACAGGCGCGATTGCGCTCGGGGTCGCGGCTGCGATACCCGGCACGGTAATTCATCGCCTTCTGGGCAAGACGATGAGCGGGGTGAGATTTGGACATCCTTCCGGTGTAATGATGGCAGGTGCTGTGGCCGAGCAGAGAAATGGAACATGGGTGTTGATTAAGGCGGTGATGAGCCGAAGTGCACGGCGTCTGATGGAAGGAAATGTATTGGTGCCAGCTGCTTTATTTGGGAGCTTGAAATGA
- the acnA gene encoding aconitate hydratase AcnA, whose protein sequence is MNSKHPDSFQAASTLISGDQRVHFFRLHALADEGINLDRLPFALRILLENLLRCEDNRTVTAEDIRFLAHWDPKAEASREIAFMPSRVLMQDFTGIPAIVDLAAMRDAMVALGGDPNKINPLQPAELVIDHSVQVDEYGTKNAYDINTALDFHRNRERYSFLKWGQSSFDNFSVVPSGMGICHQVNLEYLAGVVFTGTPDAEGNVTVYPDTLIGTDSHTTMINGLGVLGWGAGGIEAEAAMLGQPVSMLIPQVVGFRLTGKLKEGTTATDLVLTVTELLRKHGVVGKFVEFYGPSISELPVADRATIANMAPEYGATCGLFPVDAETLRYLRLTGRTDEQIALVEAYYREQGLFYTADTPEAEYSSVIALDLGSVVSSVAGPKRPQDRVALSATASSFEHQLPGLLGPNANRSSIRQILRWEGEGGHASLEGDVTHSLGAPIEPVSPRTSVRSRFGIDPEPYLHHGSIVIAAITSCTSTSNPYIMMAAGLLAKKAVEKGLKTPPWVKTSLAPGSRVVTDYYVKSGLMQYLDALRFHVVGYGCTVCIGNAGALLTDVSQAIEDHGLVAVSVLSGNRNFEGRISPEVRANYLMSPPLVVAYALAGHIGHNFDTDPIGPDQEGAPVFLKDIWPTQAEVSEVIASSINSSMFRKQYSTISDGDQNWQRLQFPVGQTYGWESGSTYIRKAPYFEGMPSQPAPVQDLQGARILASLGDSITTDHISPAGSIKPNGPAGKYLTDHGVKPADFNSYGSRRGNHEVMVRGTFANVRLRNKLTPDTEGGVTRLLPEGMFTTIYEASVAYAQRNTPLAILAGKEYGSGSSRDWAAKGPRLLGVRFVIAESYERIHRSNLVGMGILPLQFLPGQNAESLGLTGEEIYSVGTAPGQLRDLLDTQFTSGKTITIRTESQPGIFIEFPVTVRIDTPQEILYYQHGGILQYVLRQLAARP, encoded by the coding sequence ATGAATTCCAAACATCCGGATTCCTTTCAAGCCGCCTCCACCCTGATCTCTGGCGATCAGAGAGTGCACTTTTTTCGCCTGCACGCGCTGGCAGATGAAGGCATCAACCTGGATCGTCTTCCATTTGCGCTTCGCATTCTGCTCGAAAATCTTCTTCGCTGCGAAGACAACCGCACCGTCACCGCGGAGGACATCCGCTTTCTCGCCCACTGGGACCCGAAGGCCGAAGCGTCCCGAGAGATCGCCTTCATGCCCTCCCGCGTCCTCATGCAGGACTTCACTGGCATCCCTGCCATCGTCGATCTCGCCGCGATGCGCGACGCTATGGTTGCCCTCGGCGGCGACCCAAATAAGATCAACCCACTCCAACCGGCTGAACTCGTCATCGACCACTCTGTTCAGGTGGACGAGTACGGAACTAAAAACGCCTATGACATCAACACTGCGCTGGATTTTCATCGCAACCGTGAGCGTTACTCCTTCCTCAAGTGGGGACAATCATCCTTCGATAATTTCTCCGTTGTGCCCTCCGGCATGGGCATCTGCCATCAGGTCAATCTCGAATATCTCGCCGGTGTCGTCTTCACCGGTACACCGGACGCCGAAGGTAACGTCACGGTCTATCCCGACACGCTCATTGGCACCGACTCCCACACCACGATGATCAACGGTCTTGGAGTTCTTGGCTGGGGTGCTGGCGGCATTGAGGCTGAGGCGGCCATGCTTGGACAGCCAGTCTCCATGCTCATCCCGCAGGTCGTAGGCTTTCGCCTCACGGGCAAGTTGAAGGAAGGAACCACTGCAACCGACCTCGTCCTGACGGTGACCGAGCTGCTTCGCAAGCACGGCGTTGTCGGCAAGTTTGTAGAGTTCTATGGTCCCAGCATCTCCGAGCTGCCGGTCGCTGATCGTGCCACTATCGCGAATATGGCCCCTGAGTATGGGGCGACATGCGGGCTCTTCCCTGTCGACGCAGAGACATTGCGCTACCTGCGCCTGACCGGTCGCACCGACGAACAGATCGCGCTCGTTGAGGCCTACTATCGCGAGCAGGGTCTCTTCTACACTGCCGATACGCCCGAGGCCGAATACAGCTCTGTGATAGCACTGGATCTTGGATCAGTGGTGTCCAGCGTGGCGGGACCTAAGCGCCCGCAGGACCGTGTCGCTCTCTCGGCGACCGCAAGCTCTTTCGAACACCAACTCCCCGGCCTCCTTGGTCCAAACGCTAATCGATCCAGCATTCGCCAGATTCTCCGCTGGGAGGGCGAAGGTGGGCACGCCAGCTTAGAGGGAGATGTCACCCATAGCCTCGGCGCACCAATCGAACCGGTATCGCCCAGGACTTCCGTACGTAGCCGGTTCGGTATTGATCCAGAGCCTTATCTGCATCACGGCTCCATCGTGATCGCGGCTATTACCAGTTGCACCAGCACCTCGAACCCGTACATTATGATGGCCGCAGGTCTGCTTGCAAAAAAAGCAGTCGAAAAAGGTTTGAAGACACCGCCCTGGGTCAAGACCTCACTCGCACCCGGCTCGCGTGTCGTCACGGATTACTACGTCAAGTCGGGCCTCATGCAGTATCTCGACGCACTCCGTTTCCATGTCGTCGGCTACGGGTGCACCGTCTGCATAGGTAACGCTGGCGCTTTGCTCACGGACGTATCGCAGGCTATCGAAGACCATGGGCTGGTCGCCGTCTCGGTCCTCTCTGGTAATCGCAACTTCGAAGGCCGTATCTCACCCGAGGTTCGCGCCAACTATCTCATGAGTCCCCCTCTTGTCGTCGCGTATGCTCTCGCCGGGCATATTGGACACAACTTTGATACGGACCCCATCGGTCCCGATCAAGAAGGTGCACCTGTTTTCCTGAAAGACATCTGGCCCACCCAGGCCGAGGTCTCCGAGGTCATCGCTTCTTCGATCAACTCATCCATGTTTCGCAAACAGTACAGCACCATCTCCGACGGCGATCAGAACTGGCAGCGCCTTCAATTTCCCGTCGGTCAGACCTATGGTTGGGAATCAGGATCGACCTACATCCGCAAAGCTCCTTATTTTGAAGGCATGCCATCACAGCCAGCACCGGTTCAAGATCTGCAGGGAGCACGCATTCTGGCTTCCTTAGGCGACTCCATCACTACCGATCACATCTCGCCTGCGGGCTCTATCAAACCGAACGGGCCAGCTGGCAAATACCTCACCGATCACGGTGTCAAACCAGCAGACTTTAATAGTTACGGCAGCCGTCGCGGCAATCACGAGGTGATGGTCCGCGGCACCTTCGCCAATGTGCGCCTGCGCAATAAGCTCACTCCTGACACGGAAGGTGGCGTCACACGGCTGCTACCCGAAGGTATGTTCACAACGATCTACGAAGCCTCCGTGGCCTACGCTCAACGCAATACGCCTTTGGCCATCCTTGCTGGCAAGGAATATGGCTCCGGATCTTCGCGTGACTGGGCTGCCAAGGGTCCGCGTCTGCTCGGTGTCCGCTTCGTCATCGCCGAGAGCTATGAACGTATCCATCGCTCCAATCTGGTCGGCATGGGCATTCTGCCGTTGCAGTTCCTTCCCGGCCAGAATGCAGAATCACTCGGTCTGACCGGTGAAGAGATCTACTCCGTCGGAACTGCTCCAGGCCAGCTTCGCGATCTACTCGACACTCAATTTACAAGTGGAAAGACAATTACTATTCGCACTGAATCGCAACCCGGCATTTTCATCGAGTTTCCGGTCACCGTCCGTATCGACACTCCGCAGGAGATCCTCTACTACCAGCACGGCGGCATCCTGCAGTATGTCCTGCGTCAGTTAGCAGCTAGACCATAG